In Mycobacterium sp. ITM-2016-00317, the genomic window TTCTGCACCGCCGACGGCCCGGTGATGCTGGACTGCCTGGAGTTCGATGATCAGCTCCGGTACGTCGACGGGGTCGACGACGCGTCTTTCCTGGCAATGGATCTGGAGTTCCTGGGCCGTCCCGACCTCGGTGCGCTCTTCCTCGACGAGTACTGCCGCCGAGCCGACGACACTGCGCCGGTCTCGTTGCGGCACTTCTGCATCGCCTACCGCGCGACGGTGCGTGCCAAGACCGACTGTGTGCGCGCCGGCCAGGGCCGCACCGATTCGGCTCCCGAGGCGCAGCACCACCTCTCGATCGCGTTGGCGCACCTGAGGATGGGAAGTGTGCGGCTTGTCATGGTCGGCGGCGGCCCGGGCACCGGCAAGACCACGGTCGCCCGCGGGTTGGCGGAAAGGCTTGACGCAGAGGTGATCTCGACGGACGACGTGCGGCGCGAGCTGATCCGCGCCGGCGAGGTGCAGGGCCGTGCCGGGGAGCTCGGCGCCGGTCTTTACGCCCCGGAGAACGTGTCAGCGGTCTACGGCGAAGTGCTCAACCGGGCCCGTGCGTGGCTCGGCGCCGGGCATTCGGTGGTGCTCGACGGCACCTGGCGCGACGCCGGGCACCGTCGGCACGCGCACGCCGTGGCCGCCGAGACACACTCCTCGATCGTCGAATTGCGGTGCGCGTTGCCGGTTTCCGAGGCGCAACGACGGATAGCGACCCGGGGCGCGACGACATCCGATGCCACCCCGGAACTCGCCGCCGAGCTGGCGCGCTGGGAGGCGGACTGGCCGGGCGCGCATCCGGTCGACACCGCCGCGCCGCTGCCCGACACGGTCGCCGCGGCCCACCGGGTGTGCCTCGACGCCCTGTGACCGGTCAGCTGTCGGTCTCGTCCTGCGCCAGCGCGAAGTAGTCAGGCGCGCAGCACAGCCACCGGAGCCAGAGCCGACTCGGCGACGGCGGTACTGACCGAGCCCAGCAGCATGCTGGAGATGCCTCCGCGCCCGCGGCTGCCGAGGACCACCAGCTGGGCGTTCTTGGATTCGTCGATGAGCCAGCGCGCGGGCTTGTCGCTGACCACGCGGCGCTGCACGTTGACGTCGGGATAGCGCTCCTGCCAGCCGGCGAGGCGCTCGGCGAGGATCTCGTGGCCCTGCTGTTCGTACTGGTGCCAGTCCGTTCCGAGGCCCGGGAACACCGCGACGTCGCTCCATGCGTGCAGCGCGACCAGTTCGACGCCACGGAACGATGCTTCGGAGAAGGCGAACGCCGTCGCGTTCTCCGACGCGGGGGAGCCGTCGATGCCCAGCAGCACCGGCAGTGTGTCGTGCGACTTCCCGACCGCCCCCTCCTTGGTGACCACTACGGGGCAGCGCGCATGGTGGAGCAGCGTGCGGCTCACCGAGCCCAGCACGGCACCGCCGACGGGACCCAGCCCACGGCTGCCGATCACCAGCAGATCGGCGTGCTCGGACGCACCGGTCAGCTCGGGAACGATGCCGTCGTGGCGGATCTCGGCGTTGACCGCCGGCAGCGCGGCGCCCTGCACCGCGGCGTCGAGCGTCTCCTGGGCTTCTTTCACGACGGTCTGCGCGTTCTCTTCCTGCCATTCGTAGAAGCTCGTCACCACCGCGTCGATGGGCCAGGTCACCACGATCGGCGCCACGACGTGCATCAGGGTCACCGGCAGATTGCGCAGCACCGCCTCCTGCGCTGCCCACCGCACCGCGGAATGTGACTCCGGTGAGCCGTCGATGCCGACGAGAATCCCGACATCTGTTGATGTTCCGGACATGTACTGCCTCCTCGGGATGGTCGGACTAGGGCCGGACCACGAGCGCCGAGGCGGCGCCGTGCCGGAACCGGGAATGGCCGTGTCCCACGATCTGCGCCACGTCGCCGGCCTCGTCGGCGCCGATCACGGCCAGCACCACCGGCTCGTCGTGTCTCTTGAGGAAATGCGCGACGTCCGCGTCCCCGGCGACCGGATAGATGTGGACGTCGGGGTGGCTTGCCCGCCAGGGGCGGATCTTCTCTTCGAGAGTTTCGGTCGGGCTGGCGCCCCGATCGTCGCCGAGGGCCAGCACCGGAACCTGCCGCAGCTCCGCCTCCCGCAACGCGTGCTCGACAACTGCTTCGTTACCGGGCCGGTCGTCGACCGCGACGAGGATCCAGCGCTGCGGGGCGGCCGGGTGCAGCTCGGTGCGGATCACCGCGACCGGGCAGTGCGCCTTCTCGGCCAGGTCACCCGCGGTGGAACCGACGATGGATCTGGCGTACCCGTCGATACCGGTCGAGCCGACGCACACCATCTGGGCCTCGGCCGACTGGGCGATCAGCGCCTCGGTGGCCGGCCCGTCGAGGATCGCGGTCTGCACCGTCACCGGCATGCCCATGGCCTCGATCGCGGTGCGCGCCTCGTGCAGGCTTTCGTGACCACGGCGCACGTCCTCGGCGTACTCGGGGGCGCTGCGGTCGTCCGGCTTGGTGACGTAGACCAGGCGCAGCACCGTACCGCGCAAGACGGCTTCGTCGATTGCCCACAACGCTGCGTGCAGTGCGGTCGCCGAACCGTCGATACCGGCGACCACGGGCCCAGAGGTGTTCGCGGCTGTCATCGCGTGCTCCGATCGAGGGTGCGGTTTCTGACGTTATTGCGTGGCGGTGCGCCGGCCTAGGGCCATAGGTCACCCAGGCAGGCTGAACCGCGCGGCGCGCCGGTGCACCCGGTGGGCGTGGCCCCGGGTCCGGTGCGGTTGGCCGGCGGAGCGCATCGGCTCGGCGTAGAACACGGTCTTGGTGACGTCGACGAGCACCAGGTAGCCGACGGTCAGCGCGACCAGTGCAGCGAAGAACTCCCAGGGCAGCGGCGTGAAGCCCAGGTGCGCGGCGGCGGGGGAGACGGTCACCCCGATCCCGACGGCGATCACCAGGCCGGTGGAGAGCATCAGCGCGCCCGCGGGCCGGCTGCGCAGGAACGGCACCTTCCTGGTGCGGATGGCGAAGATGATCAGCGTCTGGGTCGCCAGCGACTCGACGAACCAGCCGGTGCGGAACTCGACCGGGCCCGCGTGCAGTACGCCCAGCATCAACCCGAAGGTGAGGAAGTCGAACAGCGAACTCACCGGGCCGAACGTCAACATGAACCGGCGAATGAACGCGATGTCCCAGTGCGCGGGTGCGTGCAGCTGCTCGTCGTCGACCCGGTCGGCCGGGATCGCGAGCTGGGAGGTGTCGTAGAGCAGGTTGTTGAGCAGGATCTGGCTCGGCAGCATCGGCAGGAACGGCAGCACCGCCGAGGCGGCCGCGGCGCTGAACATGTTGCCGAAGTTGCTCGAGGTCCCCATCAGGACGTATTTGACGGTGTTGGCGAAGATCCGCCGGCCCTCGGCGACGCCGGTGGCCAGGACCCCGAGGTCCTTCTCCAGCAGCACCACGTCCGCGGCGTCCTTCGCGACATCGGTTGCGGTGTCCACCGATATCCCGACGTCGGCGGCGTGCAGGGCCAGCGCGTCGTTGACGCCGTCGCCGAGGAACCCGACCGACCGGCCGGTGCGCCGCAGCGACGACACGATCCGGGCTTTCTGGCTGGGGGAGATGCGGGCGAAGATCGTGTGGTCGCGGGCCGCGGCGTCGATCTCGCTGTCGTCGAGCTGTTCCAGCTCGGTGCCCGTCAGGGTGCCCCGGGACGCCAAGCCCAGTTCCTCACAGACCTTCCCGGCGACCCGAGGGTTGTCCCCGGTGGCGATCTTGACCTCGATGCCGAGGCCCGCCAGCCGGGCCAGCGATTCCCTGGCCGCGGGTTTGGGGTTGTCGGCGAAGACCAGGAACCCGTCGAGGGTCAGTCCCTTCTCGTCGTCGGCGGTCAGCGCCGTCAGCTCGGTGGCGGATCTGGAGGCCACTGCGACCACCCGCCTGCCGTCGGCGAACAGGTCCGAGAGCGTCCGCTGAGCGTCCGGGGGGACCGCGACGCAGCGCGCCAGCACCTGCTCGGGGGCACCCTTGACCACCAGCACGCGCGCGGAGTCGTCGTCGACCAGCGCGGAGCTGGCGCGCCGGTCGTGGTCGAACGGCAGGAAGACGACCCGCGTGACCCTGGACAGCGGACGCCGGCCCACCCACAGCGCGGCATCGAGATCGTTGGCGCTGGCGCCCCCGGCTGCAGGGTCCACGTCGGTGGCCAGCATTCCCTTGCGCACCAACGGCTCCGAGTGCTGACCGGCCGGGGTGACGGCGTCGACGAACGCGACCTGCCCGTCGGTCAGTGTCCCGGTCTTGTCGGTGATCAGGATGTCGATGTCGCCGAGGTCCTCGATGCAGACCAGCCGCTTGACCAGAACCTTGTCCTTGGCCAGCCTGCGCGAGCCGGTCGCCAGGCTGGTGCTGACGATCGCGGGCAGCAGTTGGGGGGTGATGCCGACGGCGATCGCCAACCCGAACAGCGCCGCATCGATCAGCGGCCTGCCGAGCAGCATGTTGGTCACGAAGATCACCGCGGTGAGTGTCAGGGCCACCCGCAGCAGCAGGTAGGAGAACCGGCGCAGCCCGGCCTGGAACGCGGTCTCGGGTGCGCTCTGCGACAGTCCCACGGCGATGCGCCCGAATTCGGCGTTCGGCCCGGTCGCGAACACCACCGCGACGGCCTCGCCGGCGCTGACCACCGTGCCCATGTAGGCCAGGTCGACGCAGTCCGCGGGCCCGGCCCCCGCGGGGGCCGGGGCGGTGGTCTTCTCGACCACCGCGGATTCCCCGGTGAGAATGCCCTCGTTGCACGCCAATCCGTTGACGTCGATGAGGCGGACGTCGGCGGGCACCAGCTCGCCGATGGTCAGCCGGATCACGTCGCCGGGCACCAGTTCGCTGACGTCGACGCGGCGAAACGTCCCGTCCCGGCGCACCACCGCGCTGTGCCGGATCGCTGAATGCATTGCCGCAGAGGCCTTCTCGGCGCGATACTCGTTGGCGAAGCCGAGCCCGACGCTGATCAGCAGGATGATGCCGATGATCACCGCCTGCCCGGAGTCGCCGAGGAAGTAGGACAGCGCGGCGGTCACCGCGAGCAGGCCGAGCAGGGCGTTGGCGAGCTGACGGCGCAACACGGCCAGCGCGCTGACCGTGTGGGTGTGCACCACGTTGGCGCCCAGGCTGTGCAGGCGCGCCTGCGCCTCGGCGCTCGACAGACCCTGGGCGGAGGTGCCGAGCAACTCGAACGCGTCACCGACCGGTACACACGCGATGCGATCGCGGCTGGGCAGCGGGCCGGTGAGCGTCGCGGTCATCGCGCGGCGGCGAGCAGGATCCGGCGTTCGGCGGCGGCGATGACCCGCCGGGTGGCGTCGACGGCGTCCGGGTTGACCGACACGGACGTGATGCCCAGACGCACCAGGTGTTCGGCGAACGCCGGGTTGGTCGACGGGGCCTGCCCGCACAGCGAGGAGGTGATTCCGTACTTGTTGGCGGTCTCGATGATGCGGCGAATGGCATGCAGCACAGCCGGATCCGATTCGTCGAACAGCTCGGCGCACACGTCGGAGTCGCGGTCGACGCCCAGCACCAGCTGGGTCAGGTCGTTGCTGCCGATGGACACCCCGTCGATGCCCATGCCGATGTACTCGGGCAGCCAGTGCACGACCGACGGCACCTCCGCCATCACCCACCGGTGCAGTCCCCGCTGACGGCCCAGCGCACTCGCATCGACGAGGGCCAGGCATTCTTCGAGTTCCCACCGGGTGCGCACGAACGGGATCATCAGCCCGACGCCGGGGTACTGTTCGCGCACCCGGGCCAGCGCCTCCAGCTCGAGCGCGAACAATTCGGGCTGCTTGATGTACCGGTAGCAGCCGCGGAAGCCGATCATCGGATTGTGTTCGACCGGTTCGTATTCCGCCCCGCCGGTGAGGCCACGGAACTCGTTGCTGCGGAAGTCGGTGGCCCGGTACACCACCGGTCGCGGAGCGAACGCCGCGGCGATCCTGCCGACCGAGGCCACCATCTTCTCGACGAGCGCAGGCTGTTCGCCCCGCGCGATCAGGTCGCGGGGATGGCGGCCGCCCAGCGCCTCGGTCAGCATGAACTCCGCGCGCAGCAGCCCGACCCCGTCGACCGGTTGCGCGGCAACGGTTTCCGCGCTGTCCGGCATTGCGAGGTTCACATACACCCGGGTTCCTGTGGCTTCGGCGGCTGGTGCAGCGGCCGGGGCTTCGCGGACCCGGCCGGTCACCGCCTGTGCCGGCGTGGCACGCCCCGACACCACCTCACCGCGCGCTCCGTCGACGGTGACGGTGGTGCCGTCGTGCAGGTCCCGGGTCCCGCTTCGGGTGCCGACGATGCACGGAACGCCCAGCTCACGCGCCACGATCGCGGCGTGGCAGGTCATCCCGCCGCTGTCGGTGACCAGCGCGGCCGCGCGCCGGATCGTCGGAAGCCAGTCCGGGTTGGTCATCTGGGCGACCAGGATCTCGCCCTCCTGTAACCGGTGGCCCTCGTCCGGGCTCTGCAGCACCCGGACCTTTCCCGACGCGATGCCCGGCGCCGCGGCCAGCCCGCGGGCCAGCACCACGTGTTCGGCCTTGTCCGGTGGCGTGGTGTGCCCGAGCGTGGTGATGGGCCGGGCCTGCACCAGGTAGGTCGCGCCGTCGCTGATCGCCCACTCGGTGTCCTGCGGGCATCCGTTGTGGCGTTCGGTGGCGATCGCCAGTTCGGCGATCGAACGCAGTTCGTCGTCGTCGAGCACCCGCGCGGACGCCTGCTCCTCGTCGAGCTGCACCGTGGTGTCGCGGCCGTCCGGACCGCGCACGATCTTGAAATCCTGATGCCCGACGCGGATGTCGATCGGCTGCAGGGTCTCCTTGGACACCATGTAGGTGTCGGGTTCCACCTCGCCGGAGACCACGACCTCGCCCAGACCGAACGCGGCCTCGATCACCACGCGGTCCCGCGCCCCGGTGCTCGGATCGGCGGTGAACGCGACGCCGGACTTGTCCGACTCGATCATCTGCTGCACCACGACGGCCATCGCGGGCGCGCCGAGGAACCCCCGGCTGGCGCGGTAGGTGATCACCCGCGGGCTGAACAACGACATCCAGCACCGCGTCACCGCGGCAAGCAGGCCGTCGTCCCCGGTGACGTTGGTCAGGGTGGCGTTCATCCCGGCGAAGGACGCGTCGGCACCGTCCTCGCCGGTGGCCGAGGAGCGCACCGCGACCACCGCGCCGGGACCCAGTGCGTGGTAGGCGTCCAGCGTCAGCGACTTCGTGGTGTCGTCGACACCCGCCGTCCGCACCAGGCCCTGCATGCGGTCGCACAGCTCGCCGAGCCGCGCGGTGTCGGCGACCTGGGAGAGCGCCTCCCGGTGCAGTGCCGCCAGTTCGGTGTCCACGGCACCGGCCCGCATGGAGTCCAGGTAGCAGTCGCGCAGTAGCACGAAGCCCGGTGGTACCGGCAGTCCGGCAGCGACGAGCTCGCCCATGTTGGCGCCCTTGCCGCCGGCTTCCTCGGCGTCCTGAATCGTCACGGCCGAGATGTCGCGGACGGGGCTGCGACGACTTCCTGGGTCCATCAGCCAATCGTGCGCCTCCGCTGGAGCGCCCGCGTAGCGTTTGAGCTGTCTCGATTTCGCTTCCCGAACGAGAGGGGGCGTGAGGCCGGTGACCGGGTACTGGACCGACCTGGCGCTGGTCGCGGTCCTCGTGCTGGTCAATGGTGTGCTCTCGGGCAGCGAGGCCGCGTTCATCGCGCTGGGCGAGGGACAACTACGCGAGATGGAACGCCGCGGCGGCCGCGTCGACCGGATCGTGGCCCATCTGGCCCGGGAGCCGAACCGCTTCCTGGCCACCATCCAACTCGGCATCACCCTCGCCGGGTTCCTCGCCTCGGCCACCGCGGCGGTGTCGCTGGCCGAGCCGCTGCGGATGCGGCTGCAATTCCTCGGTGCCGCAGCGGGTCCGGTCAGCATCGCGGTGGTGACGGTGCTGGTCACCGCGTCCACGCTGGTGGTCGGCGAGCTTGTGCCCAAGCGGCTGGGCATGCAGTACGCCCGCCGCTGGGCCCGGCTGGTGGCCCGGCCACTGAAGGCGATGGCGGTGCTGGCCACCCCCGTCGTGTGGTTCCTCGGCAAGACGACCGACGTCGTGGTGGCGGCGCTGGGTGGCGACCCGGACATCGGGAAGGAGGAACCGACGTTCGGCGAACTGCGGGAGTTGATCGTCAGCCACAGCGGGCTGAGCGACGAACAGCGCAGGATCATCTCCGGGGCGCTGGAGATCCACGAACGTTCCCTGCGGGAGGTCGCGGTGCCGCGGATGTCGGTGTTCCGGCTGCGCGCCGATCTCCCTGTGCCACAGGCTCGTTCGGTGCTGGGGGCGTCAGGGTACGTGCGGGCGCCCGTAGTGCCCGCCGACGAGTTGGACGACGCGACCGGGGTGGTGCACCTGCGCGATCTCCTCGGTTCCGACGGGACGGTCGCCGACGTGGCGCGCCCGGCGATGCTGTTGCCCGACAGTCTGCGGGTCACCGGCGCGATGTCGCGGTTGATGTCGGAACGCGAGCAGTTCGCTCTGGTGATCGGCGAACGCGGCGGGGTCACCGGGATCGTGACGCTGGAGGATCTGCTCGAAGAGGTCGTCGGCGAGATCTACGACGAGCAGGACGAGGACGTCAAAGCGGTCCGGGTGTTGCCCGACGGCAGCCGAGTCCTGCCGGGTTCGTTCCCGATTCACGATCTGCTCGACATCGGCATCGACGCCCCGGAACTGGCCGGGGACGACTACACGACGGTGGCCGGGCTGATCCTGAGCCGCCTGGGACGGGTACCGGAGGAGCCCGGCGACCACGTCGAGGCGGCCGGCTACCGGTTCGACGTGCTGGCGGTGGACCGGCACGCCATCGCCGAGGTGCGCCTGCGGCCGCTGGGAGTGACCGGGTCGGTCAGCGCGGGCGGACCACCATCACCGGGACCTTCGCCGCCTGCACCACCGCGCCGCTGACCGAGCCGAGCAGCGTGCCTGCGACCGCGCCGTAGCCGTGACTGCCCACCACGACGAGCTGTGCCGTCTCTGCGCGCTCCACGAGCCGGCGGGCCGGTTCGTCGGGCACCACCACGAGTTCGACCGCGACGTCGCGGTAGCGCTGCTGCCGCTCGGCGAGCTGGCGAGCCGCCTCGCGCTCGACCTCGGGGCGGGTCTGCTCCCAGTCGAAGCCCGGCATTTCGAACGCGCCCGGCGACCACCACGCGTGCAGCACGACCAGCCCCACCTTCCGGCGGGAGGCCTCGTCGAAGGCGATCTCGACGGCGTCCTCGGACGCCGCCGAGCCGTCGAACCCGAGCAGCACCGGCGCGCCCGCGTCCGGCGCGGACTCCTCGTCGTGCACCACCACGACCGGGCAGTGCGCACGGTGCACCAGGCCCATGCTGGTGCTGCCGAGCATCCGGCGGGCGAGCCCGCCACGTCCCCGCGAGCCGACGACGACCATGTCGGCAGTGTGGGACTGCTCCACCAGCGCCGCGGTTGGGGTCGCGACGGCGAACTCCATGCTCACCGGTACGGCGCCGCCGGTCAGCTGCTCGGCGATCCGGCGCGCGTCGGTGAGGATGTCCTGGCCGATCTCGCGCTGCCAGTCCAGGAACCCCGTCGGCACCGGCACCACCGGCCACGCCCCGATCGGCAGCGTGGTCGCGTACAGGATGACCAGCGGAACACCGCGCAGCGCGGCCTCCGCGGCGGCCCACTCCAGGGCCGGCTGCGACGACGGCGAATCGTCGACGCCGACGACCACCTTCGAGTTCTCCGCGTCAGCGGCCATGGTGTCTCCTGTCCTCGTGTGGGCAGCGAGGCGATGTCCGCGCCCTGCCACTACGTTATGGGCAGGTGGGTGGCGCGCCTAGGGACTTCGGCGCGGATTTTGGGGTATCGCAGTGTGCGAGTAACATGGATCAACGGTGCGGCTTCCGCGCCGACTTTTCGCGTGCCCCATCGGGAGCCCCGCCGTCAGCGGGGGGAATTCCCGACATCCGGCCCACGTTCTCAAGTCGGATCGAACGCTGTGCCGACCAGGCCAGCAAGCCGATACGAAACGAAAGCAAGGATCGTCACAGAGTATGGCCAAAAAAGACGGTGCCATAGAGGTCGAGGGGCGTGTCGTCGAACCCCTGCCCAATGCGATGTTCCGCATTGAGCTGGAGAACGGACACAAGGTCCTCGCCCACATCAGCGGAAAGATGCGGCAGCACTACATCCGCATCCTCCCCGAGGATCGCGTCGTGGTGGAGCTCTCGCCCTACGACCTGTCCCGCGGTCGCATCGTGTACCGCTACAAGTAAGTCCCGAAGACCCCCGAAGAACTACCGAGAAGAAGGATCGACGACAGCCGTGAAGGTGAACCCGAGCGTCAAGCCGATCTGCGACAAGTGCAGGGTGATCCGCCGGCACGGGCGGGTCATGGTGATCTGCTCCGATCCGCGGCACAAGCAGCGGCAGGGCTAGCAGCTAGGCCGGCGATGAGCGCTCGCGCGAAGAGCAGATCGCCGGAGCAGTACCCACAACTGAATGATGAACTCCCAGCACCACTGAGTGGATAGGCCACTTGCTTCCGATGAACGCTTGCGCGAAGAGCATCGGAGAACGTCCGGAACGGAGGCCGGACCCCGGGCAGACCCGGGAACGGGCTGGGACCAGACCTCCGCAGAACACGAGGGAATGGCACACATGGCCCGACTTATGGGCGTAGACCTCCCGCGCGATAAGCGCATGGAGATCGCATTGACGTACATCTACGGCATCGGCCGTACCCGCTCCCAGGAGATCTTGGAAGCGACCGGCATCAGCCGGGACATGCGCACCAAGGATCTGACCGACGATCAGGTCACGCAGCTGCGCGACTACATCGAGGGCAACCTCAAGGTGGAGGGTGATCTGCGCCGCGAGGTGCAGGCGGACATCCGCCGCAAGATCGAGATCGGCTGCTACCAGGGTCTGCGGCACCGCCGTGGCCTGCCTGTGCGCGGCCAGCGGACCAAGACCAATGCGCGCACCCGCAAGGGCCCCAAGCGCACCATCGCCGGCAAGAAGAAGGCCAGGTAACCCCGGATGGCACAGGCAAAGAAGGGCGCCCCGAAGAAGGGGCAGAAGACCCGTCGCAAGGAAAAGAAGAACGTCCCGCACGGCGCCGCCCATATCAAGAGCACGTTCAACAACACGATCGTGTCGATCACCGATCCCCAGGGCAACGTCATCGCGTGGGCGTCGTCGGGACACGTTGGCTTCAAGGGGTCGCGTAAGTCCACCCCGTTCGCCGCACAGCTGGCCGCCGAGAACGCGGCCCGCAAGGCGCAGGAGCACGGCGTCAAGAAGGTCGACGTCTTCGTGAAGGGCCCCGGCTCGGGTCGTGAGACCGCCATCCGCTCGCTGCAGGCCGCCGGCCTCGAGGTGGGCGCGATCGCCGATGTCACCCCCCAGCCGCACAACGGCTGCCGTCCGCCCAAGCGGCGCCGGGTCTAGGAAAAAGGAGTTTAGAGACTTATGGCTCGTTATACCGGACCCGTCACTCGCAAGTCGCGCCGTCTGGGCGTCGACCTTGTCGGTGGAGATCAGTCCTTCGAGAGGCGCCCCTACCCGCCCGGCCAGCACGGCCGTGCGCGGATCAAGGAGAGCGAATACCGCACCCAGCTGCAGGAGAAGCAGAAGGCCCGCTTCACCTACGGCGTCATGGAGAAGCAGTTCCGCCGCTACTACGAGGAGGCCAACCGCCTCCCCGGCAAGACCGGTGACAACCTGCTCCGCATCCTGGAAAGCCGCCTGGACAAC contains:
- the rpsK gene encoding 30S ribosomal protein S11; this encodes MAQAKKGAPKKGQKTRRKEKKNVPHGAAHIKSTFNNTIVSITDPQGNVIAWASSGHVGFKGSRKSTPFAAQLAAENAARKAQEHGVKKVDVFVKGPGSGRETAIRSLQAAGLEVGAIADVTPQPHNGCRPPKRRRV